The proteins below come from a single bacterium genomic window:
- the thiS gene encoding sulfur carrier protein ThiS, which yields MPQIVLNGEKREVRAQSISELLVECNLVNKRVAIELNHNVVPKDQHSSTKISHGDRVEVVQFVGGG from the coding sequence ATGCCACAAATTGTTCTTAATGGAGAAAAGCGAGAAGTCCGGGCGCAGTCAATTTCTGAACTTCTGGTCGAGTGCAACTTAGTTAATAAAAGAGTTGCAATCGAGCTGAACCATAACGTTGTCCCTAAAGACCAACACAGCTCGACGAAAATTTCTCATGGAGACCGGGTCGAAGTTGTCCAATTTGTCGGCGGCGGCTAA
- a CDS encoding thiazole synthase: protein MNQLDQYIIGNKTFTSRLIVGSGKYKSFQETAEATKASGAEMITVAVRRVNITDAKQDNLLDYLNDIPNLIILPNTAGCYTLEDCLRTARLAREAGVSDFVKVEVIGDEKTLFPDNELTIKAVEVLTKEGFYCLPYITDDPIVARKCQDVGAAAVMPLAAPIGSGLGIQNPYNLMIIIEQAKVPVIVDAGVGTASDASRCLELGAAAVLTNSAIACAKNPVLMATAMKAACVAGRNAYLAGRMPKKLYAHASSPLTGLIN from the coding sequence ATGAATCAATTAGACCAATACATAATTGGGAATAAAACTTTTACTTCGCGACTGATCGTTGGATCGGGAAAATATAAAAGTTTTCAAGAAACTGCTGAAGCTACTAAAGCCTCAGGTGCCGAAATGATTACTGTTGCTGTGCGCCGTGTCAACATTACTGACGCAAAACAAGATAACCTACTCGACTATTTAAATGATATTCCTAATCTGATCATCCTTCCCAACACTGCCGGCTGCTATACTTTAGAGGACTGCCTACGCACTGCGCGACTTGCACGTGAGGCTGGAGTTTCAGATTTTGTTAAAGTTGAAGTGATCGGCGATGAAAAAACGCTTTTCCCGGATAACGAACTCACGATTAAGGCGGTCGAAGTTTTGACTAAGGAAGGATTCTATTGTTTGCCCTATATCACCGATGACCCGATTGTTGCACGAAAGTGTCAAGATGTAGGAGCAGCGGCCGTCATGCCACTTGCTGCTCCAATTGGAAGTGGTTTGGGAATTCAAAATCCTTATAATTTAATGATTATTATTGAGCAGGCAAAAGTTCCAGTGATTGTTGATGCTGGGGTTGGAACTGCCTCCGATGCTTCACGTTGTTTGGAACTTGGCGCTGCTGCCGTACTTACAAATTCTGCGATTGCTTGCGCAAAAAATCCTGTTTTAATGGCAACCGCGATGAAAGCTGCGTGTGTCGCTGGCAGAAATGCCTACCTTGCTGGACGCATGCCGAAGAAATTGTATGCTCACGCTTCAAGTCCACTGACTGGGCTAATTAACTGA
- a CDS encoding thiamine phosphate synthase, protein MSEKQLYIITNGSLADDERKFQDKIVEIISRESKRSFALVLREQVGNNPASDKLLYTLGLKIKDLCVKHDIKLIMHRRLDIALAINADGVHLNAASLSIAQVRKLAKDSLLVGYSAHSIGEILNAEKSGADYVFLSPIFASLSKPDHTRPPLGIEALTEISGQISIPVIALGGITPINAQDCISAGAFGYASIGSLWKE, encoded by the coding sequence ATGTCAGAAAAGCAGCTTTACATTATCACTAATGGAAGCCTAGCTGATGACGAAAGAAAGTTTCAGGACAAGATTGTTGAGATTATCAGTCGTGAGTCTAAACGCAGCTTTGCTCTAGTTTTACGCGAGCAAGTTGGCAACAATCCCGCCTCAGATAAATTACTCTATACTCTTGGGCTTAAAATTAAAGACCTTTGTGTAAAGCACGATATTAAACTGATTATGCATCGACGCTTGGACATTGCTTTGGCGATTAATGCTGACGGAGTACATCTCAACGCTGCCTCGCTGAGCATTGCGCAAGTCCGAAAGCTTGCAAAAGATAGTTTATTAGTTGGCTATTCTGCGCATTCTATCGGCGAAATTTTAAACGCAGAAAAGTCGGGCGCAGATTATGTATTTTTAAGCCCAATTTTTGCTTCGCTTTCCAAGCCAGATCATACGCGTCCTCCTCTAGGGATTGAAGCACTAACAGAGATTTCGGGACAAATAAGCATTCCAGTCATTGCTTTAGGAGGAATAACTCCGATAAATGCTCAAGACTGTATTAGTGCTGGAGCTTTCGGCTATGCTAGTATCGGAAGTTTATGGAAAGAATAG
- a CDS encoding ABC transporter substrate-binding protein, translating into MNYKFYKVLFFGFCITVPLISIADKPNIKIGVIAPLTGGNAIAGEDIRRVIELAKTRLESTAKKHNYSFIFEDGQCGSGSATITAVKKLIDLDRVSGLIVGCSGEILQAGPIVERAKIPTVVVYASHKDVRNLGQFIFRTWIDMERSMDPMVKLLEQEQAQKVALLTEEMPYTIGMKGLLSEKLGSRIAAAEDIPLDTTDIRQSLIKVRAKQPDAYYLNAGSAKSIALYLKQAKELGIKGPFYSYLPGEKEFLEISAAYNEGFRTLSFPEISATDPVYAKLLEDYRTRYNELPRYAFLAAATHDGVQALIDAFETVGTNADQVQGYLSSYKTQGALGTVEFDENGDVKNVTLVVKQVRSGRLE; encoded by the coding sequence ATGAACTACAAATTCTATAAAGTATTATTTTTCGGATTCTGCATAACAGTACCATTAATTTCCATTGCCGATAAACCGAATATTAAGATTGGTGTAATTGCTCCCTTAACTGGGGGCAATGCGATTGCCGGCGAAGATATCAGACGGGTAATCGAACTAGCTAAGACGCGCTTAGAATCTACAGCAAAGAAGCACAACTACAGCTTTATTTTTGAAGATGGGCAGTGTGGTAGCGGCAGCGCAACGATTACCGCAGTTAAGAAATTAATTGATCTAGATCGAGTCTCAGGCTTAATTGTTGGCTGTAGCGGTGAGATTTTGCAAGCTGGCCCGATCGTTGAACGCGCTAAAATTCCAACAGTAGTAGTTTATGCTAGTCACAAAGATGTGCGCAATCTTGGTCAATTTATCTTTAGGACTTGGATCGATATGGAGCGCAGTATGGACCCGATGGTCAAGCTCCTCGAGCAAGAACAAGCCCAAAAAGTTGCACTACTAACCGAAGAAATGCCCTATACAATTGGCATGAAAGGCTTATTGTCTGAAAAGTTAGGCTCAAGAATTGCTGCAGCGGAAGATATTCCACTTGATACAACTGACATCCGCCAGTCGTTGATCAAAGTTCGCGCCAAACAGCCAGATGCTTATTACTTGAATGCAGGTTCTGCAAAATCTATTGCCTTATATTTAAAACAAGCTAAGGAGCTTGGGATTAAAGGACCTTTTTATTCTTACCTGCCAGGTGAAAAGGAGTTTTTAGAAATTTCAGCTGCTTACAACGAAGGGTTCAGGACACTGTCTTTTCCTGAAATTTCTGCGACCGATCCAGTTTATGCCAAGCTGCTTGAAGACTATCGCACTCGATATAATGAGTTACCACGCTATGCCTTTTTAGCTGCTGCAACTCATGATGGCGTGCAAGCCTTAATTGACGCTTTTGAAACAGTTGGGACTAATGCTGATCAAGTGCAGGGGTACTTAAGCAGCTATAAGACTCAAGGAGCGCTTGGCACTGTTGAATTTGATGAAAATGGTGACGTGAAAAATGTAACGCTTGTGGTCAAACAGGTAAGATCAGGTCGGCTCGAGTAG
- the rpsT gene encoding 30S ribosomal protein S20: MATHKSAIKRHRQSLKRKARNNLAETTIRTTVKKALAFLEAGKMTDARDQVKLATTLLDRAVSRGIMHRKTASRKISRLTTRVSKTAAK, from the coding sequence ATGGCTACACATAAATCTGCAATTAAACGTCACCGTCAAAGCTTAAAGCGTAAGGCGCGTAACAATCTGGCTGAAACCACTATCCGCACGACTGTTAAGAAAGCTTTAGCATTTCTTGAAGCTGGAAAAATGACAGATGCTCGTGACCAAGTTAAGCTAGCAACAACTTTGCTCGACCGCGCAGTTTCACGTGGCATTATGCACCGTAAAACCGCCAGCAGAAAGATTTCTCGCTTAACCACGCGTGTATCAAAAACAGCTGCTAAGTAA
- the cadA gene encoding cadmium-translocating P-type ATPase gives MIKLDRNSWIALGTLAALLISTGLAFFHGTEATLTHIPLVFSIVLGGSSLCYDLLKAALKAEFGSDLLAGISIITSLILGEYLAGSLVVLMLSGGQTLEGYAVRKASSILKILAERMPRIAHKRTSTGLIDVSVESVQVGDLVVVLPFETCPVDGSVVEGRGHMDESYLSGEPYKIPKTPGTEVYSGTINGESTLVIRASKIATDSRYAKVVEVMRESSQSKIRMKRLGDSLGAIYTPIALSIAIIAWYFSGDSSRFLAVLTIATPCPLLIAIPVAIIGSISLAAKRGMIIRDPSVLELTPTAKTIILDKTGTLTIGIPTVTKVTGLDFPENQLVKLTASLEQYSKHPLAQAILDYAKKNGITLEISEALSEKPGEGLRGEILGQQIFVTGRAKLSADQQRQLPAQKTGLECVVLIDNKLAGTITFHDEARPESKHFLSHLEPRHGITKSMIVSGDRLSEVTYLAEKVGIQEIHAEKSPEEKVQIVTAETRKAPTIFIGDGINDAPALAAATVGIALGHRSEVTTEAAGVLILDASLTKVDEFLHIAERMRAIALQSAIGGMILSIGGMYLAATGLLSPVAGAIGQEIIDLASVLNALRALQKPSVIRDV, from the coding sequence ATGATTAAGCTCGATCGAAATTCCTGGATTGCACTTGGCACTTTAGCTGCTTTACTAATCTCGACTGGATTAGCTTTTTTCCATGGCACAGAAGCCACGCTTACTCATATCCCCTTAGTTTTTAGTATTGTCCTTGGCGGCTCATCTCTTTGTTACGACCTACTCAAAGCCGCACTCAAAGCTGAATTCGGGTCAGACCTACTTGCCGGCATCTCAATTATCACCTCCCTCATCCTTGGTGAATATCTAGCTGGCTCACTCGTGGTGCTCATGCTTTCCGGTGGGCAGACCCTAGAGGGCTATGCTGTCCGCAAAGCGTCTTCGATTTTAAAAATTCTAGCTGAACGCATGCCACGAATTGCGCACAAACGCACGAGCACTGGTCTAATTGATGTATCTGTAGAGTCCGTTCAAGTTGGTGACCTAGTCGTGGTGCTGCCATTTGAAACTTGCCCAGTCGATGGTTCAGTTGTCGAAGGCCGCGGCCATATGGATGAATCTTATCTGAGTGGTGAGCCTTACAAAATTCCTAAAACACCAGGCACTGAAGTGTATTCGGGAACAATCAATGGCGAGTCAACTCTCGTGATTCGAGCTTCCAAAATTGCGACTGACTCGCGTTATGCAAAAGTAGTTGAAGTGATGCGTGAAAGCTCTCAAAGCAAAATCCGCATGAAACGCCTCGGCGATAGTCTTGGTGCAATTTACACCCCGATTGCGCTAAGCATTGCCATCATTGCTTGGTATTTTTCTGGCGATAGTTCACGCTTTCTTGCTGTGCTGACAATTGCCACACCTTGCCCACTGTTAATTGCAATACCAGTAGCGATTATTGGGTCGATTTCACTGGCAGCAAAGCGTGGCATGATTATTCGCGATCCGAGCGTGCTTGAGCTTACACCCACTGCAAAGACAATTATCCTCGATAAAACTGGCACACTTACGATTGGGATTCCAACGGTTACAAAAGTAACAGGCCTAGACTTCCCAGAAAACCAACTTGTCAAACTCACAGCAAGCCTTGAACAATATTCGAAGCACCCACTTGCGCAGGCAATCCTAGATTACGCGAAAAAAAACGGAATTACTCTAGAAATTTCCGAAGCGCTCTCAGAAAAGCCCGGCGAGGGTTTGCGGGGCGAAATCCTAGGTCAGCAGATTTTTGTTACTGGCCGGGCAAAGCTTAGCGCGGATCAGCAACGGCAATTGCCTGCCCAAAAAACTGGCCTCGAATGTGTGGTTTTAATCGACAACAAGCTTGCCGGGACAATTACCTTCCATGACGAAGCTCGCCCTGAAAGCAAGCATTTCCTTTCACATCTAGAGCCTCGCCATGGGATTACTAAATCAATGATTGTCTCCGGAGATCGACTTTCTGAAGTCACTTATCTGGCCGAGAAAGTAGGGATTCAGGAAATTCACGCCGAGAAGTCACCGGAAGAAAAAGTCCAGATTGTTACTGCTGAAACTAGGAAGGCTCCAACCATTTTCATTGGCGATGGAATTAATGATGCGCCAGCACTCGCCGCAGCAACAGTAGGCATAGCTTTAGGTCATCGTAGCGAGGTTACAACTGAAGCGGCTGGTGTGTTAATCCTCGATGCCTCGCTGACTAAAGTCGATGAATTTCTGCACATCGCTGAGCGGATGCGAGCAATCGCATTACAAAGCGCAATCGGTGGGATGATCTTAAGTATTGGTGGAATGTATTTGGCAGCAACAGGGCTACTTTCGCCGGTAGCAGGTGCAATTGGACAGGAAATAATAGATTTAGCATCGGTCTTAAATGCTCTGAGGGCACTGCAAAAACCTAGCGTTATTCGAGATGTATAA